A part of Asterias rubens chromosome 14, eAstRub1.3, whole genome shotgun sequence genomic DNA contains:
- the LOC117299628 gene encoding monocarboxylate transporter 11-like yields the protein MKPGCFERILHLVTDTLQDGGLHGWIAVLCLFAVKIAWTVLAKGMGMMLPTLQEQFVTSTWLIGWMVAFVNAGGFSSEVLATPLKERFGARAVLTVCGLVAGISMITASFLSNLYVITFILTIFAAYGVTGLGDTFAFLIAVPSIQLFLYTYGWRGTMLLLGALLLHLAVFGALVKPPADSGSLDGYEAALTDEEQETMDNDVEPSNRFGCSCFAKVFSLTRDTFQLEVFLSISFVLVLFVFIVMELTYCSWLIYYVQLLSPTD from the exons ATGAAGCCCGGCTGCTTCGAACGCATTTTGCACCTTGTTACTGATACTTTACAAGATGGTGGTCTTCATGGTTGGATTGCCGTGCTATGTTTATTTGCGGTCAAGATAGCATGGACTGTCTTAGCGAAAGGTATGGGTATGATGTTACCTACACTACAAGAACAGTTCGTCACTTCAACTTGGTTAATTGGCTGGATGGTTGCTTTTGTCAACGCAGGAGGATTTTCCTCAG AAGTCCTAGCCACACCACTAAAAGAGAGATTTGGCGCACGGGCTGTGCTGACAGTGTGTGGATTAGTTGCTGGTATCTCCATGATAACTGCGTCATTCCTATCCAATTTATACGTCATCACCTTCATCCTTACCATATTTGCAG CCTACGGCGTGACGGGCCTTGGAGACACGTTTGCCTTCCTGATTGCTGTGCCATCGATACAGCTTTTTCTTTATACATACGGCTGGAGAGGAACAATGCTTCTACTTGGAGCATTATTATTACATCTCGCTGTATTTGGAGCTCTGGTGAAACCACCTGCGGATAGTGGGAGTCTAGATGGTTATGAGGCAGCTCTCACAGACGAGGAGCAAGAGACCATGGACAATGATGTGGAACCGAGCAACCGCTTCGgctgttcttgctttgccaaagTCTTTTCATTAACTAGAGATACATTCCAGCTTGAAGTGTTCTTATCCATATCCTTCGTGCTGGTTTTATTTGTGTTCATCGTGATGGAACTAACGTATTGTTCGTGGTTAATTTACTATGTGCAGTTGTTGTCGCCCACGGATTAG